The following proteins come from a genomic window of Oncorhynchus clarkii lewisi isolate Uvic-CL-2024 chromosome 23, UVic_Ocla_1.0, whole genome shotgun sequence:
- the LOC139381640 gene encoding ubiquitin domain-containing protein 1-like isoform X2 → MGVANSRDYHPYHPSQSPIKVVLKRRNEPLKKECPKWKSEYPMTEGQLRSKRDEFWDTAPAFDGRKEIWDALRAAAVAAEVNNLELAQAIVDGACITLPHGTLTEGYDELGNRYQLPAYTLAPPTNLITECTNESQAPNLKEQKKPPPPPKEEFQLRVRLSCGKDLRISASMSDSISQLKTALEGQEDIEAAHQRWFFAGKLLTDKTRLQDTKIQKDFVVQVIVNNYSPVTKLIPN, encoded by the exons GACGCAATGAGCCCCTTAAGAAGGAGTGCCCTAAATGGAAGAGTGAGTACCCTATGACCGAGGGCCAGCTGAGGAGTAAGAGGGATGAGTTTTGGGACACGGCTCCAGCCTTTGATGGCAGGAAGGAGATTTGGGACGCGCTCCGAGCGGCAGCAGTGGCTGCAGAGGTTAACAACCTGGAACTGGCTCAGGCCATAGTGGATGGAGCCTGCATCACACTACCACACG GTACGCTGACAGAGGGTTATGATGAGCTGGGGAACCGCTACCAGCTTCCTGCTTACACTCTAGCCCCTCCCACCAACCTCATCACTGAATGCACCAATGAGAGCCAAGCTCCCAATCTAAAGGAGCAGAAAaagcctccccctcctcctaaAGAGGAGTTCCAGCTACGAGTACGTCTCTCGTGCG GTAAGGACCTACGTATAAGCGCCTCCATGTCAGACTCCATTTCCCAGCTGAAGACAGCCCTGGAGGGGCAGGAGGATATTGAAGCGGCCCACCAACGCTGGTTCTTTGCAGGGAAACTACTAACAGATAAGACCCGGCTCCAGGACACTAAGATACAAAAAGACTTTGTGGTCCAGGTCATCGTGAACAACTACTCACCCGTAACCAAACTCATaccaaactga
- the LOC139381106 gene encoding zinc finger protein 488-like yields the protein MNHHLLPHSLWTSEGKFLHHHATVLYSSVHVMCNIPAGAQFGPCILQNTFHDTIAFIALKSSDKRSKSYVFRVGPEAMRSSALVLSWLRLVQAARHREEQNTEAFLKGGQLYFRTTKEIHQDEELLVWYDQELSHLLGFTDISTRGHNAELKCAKCNLVFKNEHPYLAHCSFLCSQVKNDIPSREAYEHKHIEIKRQHRITDFHNIARNLEHKESSASEEEEISLRKRKHEETDYPRWRKPVLLEKTNILNDNITQITRDYHLIVPESPGSVLKLKAAKYQLKKDQVECKNSAFTEVGAAKRSVMHKKEMPTEADSEIVRAISSGLNSKSNNSEFSFFLLSGQEEQKSAFCKPNKGTSSNCSTAHPSNTPAPSNHLEDVRDIFTSKTVLGYNNLLASNNIMLNGDLPGAQTLPTPVTCNAFPFPPEHWSRIIGAQIQTTSSLTILPPTFSSFGVSVQNWCAKCNLSFRMTSDLVFHMRSHHKKEFLERSQVRRLEEKLICPICHEFFRERHHLSRHMTSHN from the exons ATGAACCATCATTTATTACCTCATTCCCTCTGGACCAGCGAGGGTAAATTCCTCCACCACCATGCGACAGTCCTCTACTCCAGTGTACATGTCATGTGCAACATCCCTGCTGGGGCACAGTTCGGCCCGTGCATCCTTCAGAACACGTTCCATGACACCATCGCCTTCATAGCGCTAAAATCCAGCGACAAGAGAAGCAAATCATACGTGTTCAGG GTGGGCCCCGAGGCTATGCGGAGCTCTGCTCTCGTGCTGTCCTGGCTGCGTCTGGTGCAAGCGGCACGTCACCGGGAGGAGCAGAACACCGAAGCGTTCCTGAAGGGAGGCCAGCTGTATTTCCGGACCACTAAGGAAATCCATCAGGATGAGGAACTGTTGGTGTGGTATGACCAAGAGCTGTCACATCTACTGGGCTTCACTGACATCTCAACCAGAGGACATAATGCCG AGCTCAAATGTGCAAAATGTAACCTGGTCTTCAAGAACGAGCATCCCTACTTGGCCCACTGCAGCTTCCTGTGCTCCCAGGTGAAGAATGACATTCCGAGCAGAGAGGCCTATGAACACAAACACATTGAAATAAAACGGCAACACCGCATCACAGACTTCCACAACATCGCCAGGAATCTGGAACATAAAGAATCCAGCGCCAGTGAAGAAGAAGAGATTTCTCTGCGGAAAAGGAAACATGAGGAGACAGATTACCCCCGATGGAGGAAACCAGTGTTACTGGAGAAAACCAACATCTTGAATGACAACATCACACAGATAACCAGAGACTACCACCTCATTGTGCCAGAGTCACCTGGCTCTGTTTTGAAACTGAAGGCGGCTAAGTACCAGCTCAAAAAGGACCAAGTGGAATGCAAAAATAGTGCGTTCACAGAAGTAGGAGCTGCAAAAAGGAGTGTTATGCACAAGAAAGAAATGCCAACAGAGGCTGATTCTGAGATAGTGAGGGCGATAAGCTCTGGTTTGAACTCCAAGAGCAACAACAGTGAGTTTTCATTCTTTCTGCTCAGTGGACAGGAGGAGCAGAAAAGCGCTTTCTGTAAACCCAATAAAGGGACTTCTTCTAACTGCTCTACAGCTCATCCATCCAACACACCTGCCCCATCGAACCACCTAGAAGATGTGAGAGACATTTTTACCTCAAAGACTGTTCTGGGATACAACAATTTGTTGGCATCTAATAACATTATGTTGAATGGTGATTTACCTGGCGCACAGACCCTACCCACACCGGTTACTTGCAATGCTTTTCCTTTCCCACCAGAGCACTGGTCCAGGATTATTGGAGCCCAAATACAAACAACATCATCTCTAACAATTCTTCCTCCAACATTTAGCTCCTTTGGGGTGTCAGTGCAGAACTGGTGCGCCAAGTGTAACCTCTCCTTCCGCATGACTTCAGACCTGGTGTTTCACATGCGCTCCCACCACAAGAAGGAGTTTCTGGAGCGGTCCCAGGTGAGGAGGCTAGAGGAGAAACTCATATGCCCTATCTGCCACGAGTTCTTCCGGGAACGGCACCACCTGTCACGCCACATGACTTCTCACAATTAA